A segment of the Niveibacterium umoris genome:
TTAGTGGTTATATATTGATAGGCAGGCTGAACGCTATTTACAAGGACCGAGGGAATGAAGATCCGTAGTCTGCTTTGGATGGCGTGGGGGGTAAGCGTGTTCGCGGGCGCGGCAGACCTGCCGGTCGCCGCGGTGACGCGCTCGCCGGCTGCTGGCGGCTATGTCGCCGACGCGAGCGTGCAGGCCGTAAGGCAGAGCGTCGTTGCGTCACAGGTACAGGGGCGCGTGCTGGAGCTTGCCGTGAAGGCGGGCGACAGGGTCAGGGCTGGGCAGGTCTTGGCGCGCATCGATGATCGGGAGCTGGGCGCGGCAGAAGCCTCCAGCCAGGCTGCAATTGCCGAGGCTCAGGCGAGCCTGGCAAAGGCGGAGTTCGATCTCAGGCGGAACCAGTCGCTCGCGAAGCAGAACTTCGTCAGTCCGTCGGCGGTGGAGCAGACCGATGCGCAGGTGAAGGCGCTGCGTGCGCGGGTTGACGCGCTGCGTGCCGGCGCCAGCGCAGCCTCGGTGTCGCGCAGCCATGCACTGGTCACTGCGCCCTACGACGGCGTTGTGGCGGCGACGCATGTCGAAACCGGGGACATGGCAGCGCCGGGCAAGCCGATTGCAACGCTGTTCCAGCCTGGCGCACTGCGCGCCGTAGCCTTCTTGCCCGAATCCCAGCTCACTGCCGTGCGCGAGGGTCTGGCGAAGGGAATCGCGCCTGAAATCGAGATCGGCGGCAAGCTTCTCGTCGGCACGCGCACCAGCGTATTGCCCGCTGCTGACCCGAACACCCGCACCACCGAAGTCCGTGTCGATCTGCCGGTTGATGCACAAGGCACGCCGGGTCAGTTTGCACGTGCCCGTTTTGCCTTGGGTGAAACACAGCGCCTGGCGATTCCGCAGGCAGCGGTGATCCGGCGCAGCGAGCTGAACGCGGTGTACGTCAAGACCGCAG
Coding sequences within it:
- a CDS encoding efflux RND transporter periplasmic adaptor subunit, translated to MKIRSLLWMAWGVSVFAGAADLPVAAVTRSPAAGGYVADASVQAVRQSVVASQVQGRVLELAVKAGDRVRAGQVLARIDDRELGAAEASSQAAIAEAQASLAKAEFDLRRNQSLAKQNFVSPSAVEQTDAQVKALRARVDALRAGASAASVSRSHALVTAPYDGVVAATHVETGDMAAPGKPIATLFQPGALRAVAFLPESQLTAVREGLAKGIAPEIEIGGKLLVGTRTSVLPAADPNTRTTEVRVDLPVDAQGTPGQFARARFALGETQRLAIPQAAVIRRSELNAVYVKTADGRFQQRQVRLGESLGGGRVEVLAGLKQGEQVALEPVKAGIAAAAK